A single region of the Gossypium arboreum isolate Shixiya-1 chromosome 12, ASM2569848v2, whole genome shotgun sequence genome encodes:
- the LOC108450771 gene encoding metacaspase-1-like — protein sequence MLMQVNCSNCHAPLQLPPAANSICCVLCQAITLIADPRSLPLPLPSSSHQQQPLPSPYNHAPPGPPPQAHGRKRAVICGLSYKNTQYELNGCINDANCMKFLLVNRFMFPESSIIMLTEEETDPYKRPTKRNIRMALRWLVHGCQPGDSLVFHYSGHGSQQKDDNGDEVDGYDETLCPLDFESQGMIVDDEINATIVRPLPCGVKLHAIIDACHSGTVLDLPYLCKMDRKGRYVWEDHRPRTGMWKGTTGGEVISFSGCADDQTSADTSALSKITSTGAMTYSFIQAIEYGRATTYGNMLNAMRSNIRHVDEGGFVTSLLTMLLTGGSLGGRSRQEPQLTATEPFDVYNKPFSL from the exons ATGTTAATGCAGGTCAACTGTTCTAATTGCCACGCGCCGCTGCAGCTTCCGCCGGCCGCAAACTCCATATGCTGCGTCCTCTGCCAAGCTATCACCCTCATAGCTGACCCTCGCTCCCTACCCCTACCTCTTCCCTCTTCCTCCCACCAACAACAACCTCTTCCATCTCCTTACAACCACGCGCCGCCCGGTCCCCCACCGCAGGCTCATGGCCGCAAGCGCGCTGTTATTTGCGGCCTGTCTTACAAAAACACCCAGTATGAACTTAATGGTTGTATTAACGATGCCAACTGCATGAAGTTCTTGTTGGTGAATCGCTTCATGTTTCCCGAGTCCTCCATTATTATGCTTACGG AAGAAGAAACTGATCCTTACAAGCGTCCAACGAAACGCAACATAAGAATGGCATTGCGTTGGCTTGTCCACGGTTGTCAGCCTGGAGATTCCTTAGTGTTCCATTACTCTGGTCATGGCTCGCAGCAAAAGGACGACAATGGAGACGAGGTGGACGGATACGACGAGACCCTTTGTCCATTGGACTTCGAGTCTCAGGGAATGATCGTCGATGATGAAATCAATGCAACCATCGTCAGGCCTCTACCTTGCGGTGTTAAGCTTCACGCAATCATTGACGCTTGCCATAGTGGCACCGTATTAGATTTACCATACCTCTGTAAAATGGACAG GAAGGGGAGATACGTCTGGGAGGATCACCGTCCTCGGACTGGAATGTGGAAAGGAACAACTGGTGGGGAAGTCATTTCCTTCAGTGGCTGTGCCGATGATCAAACTTCCGCAGACACTTCG GCCTTATCTAAGATTACTTCCACCGGTGCAATGACTTACTCCTTCATCCAAGCTATTGAATATGGGCGTGCGACGACTTACGGCAACATGCTAAACGCAATGCGTTCCAACATTCGTCATGTGGATGAGGGCGGATTCGTTACCTCTCTTCTCACAATGCTCTTAACAGGCGGCAGCCTCGGTGGCAGATCAAGACAG GAGCCACAGTTAACAGCCACCGAGCCATTTGATGTGTATAATAAACCTTTTTCCTTGTAA
- the LOC108450770 gene encoding cell division cycle 20.2, cofactor of APC complex-like, protein MDESATWRLLESDWYSPRRLHDCPTHYRFPGDRFLPNRCLMDLDKAHTLLTSKTPQFNTSSNFNQAYRQKLIENLSLDSQGRPFKIMVFRGSPKSSRKSIRFVDELRQEVAAIFEKDCKQTPYRCIPKGEKRVLDAPRLRNDYYSNIMSWGMNNILAVALGPELYLWNSEDQAVHKLLQVRGGNDWPTSVTWSEDARTLAVGYMCSNLQLWDVESSKLIRSLQGHSGRIASTAWNGHILTSGSRDKSIINHDVRAANSLASCIKRHADEVCGLKWSTEGNRLASGGNENLLYIWEASKMSSSKFLHRLSDHCAAVKALAWCPYQNNVLASGGGLSDGCIKIWNTEKGICINNIETKAQICGLEWNRHHKEILSGHGYSIRENQNKLCLWRYPSMTKVGELGNHKSRIINLCQSPDGITVISAGADETLRFWDVFGPPTAGAGNSMVSDLQGLLSFRTSLLR, encoded by the exons ATGGATGAAAGCGCAACGTGGAGACTCCTTGAATCGGATTGGTACTCTCCAAGACGACTCCACGACTGTCCCACCCATTACAGATTTCCG GGGGATCGCTTCTTACCCAACAGATGTTTGATGGATCTTGATAAAGCCCACACTTTGTTGACCAGCAAGACCCCGCAGTTCAACACTAGTTCAAATTTCAAT CAAGCATATCGTCAAAAACTGATTGAGAATCTATCTTTAGATTCTCAAGGGAGACCATTTAAGATAATGGTTTTCAGGGGAAGCCCAAAATCCAGTCGAAAATCCATTCGTTTTGTTGATGAGTTGAGACAAGAAGTTGCAGCCATATTTGAAAAAGATTGCAAACAAACTCCATACCGATGCATCCCCAAG GGAGAAAAGAGGGTTTTGGATGCGCCAAGGCTCAGAAATGACTACTATTCGAACATCATGAGTTGGGGTATGAACAACATTCTTGCTGTTGCTTTGGGTCCCGAACTCTACTTATGGAACTCAGAGGACCAGGCAGTACACAAGTTGTTGCAGGTTCGTGGTGGGAACGATTGGCCTACGAGTGTAACCTGGTCCGAGGATGCCAGAACTTTAGCCGTTGGATATATGTGCTCCAATCTTCAGCTCTGGGATGTTGAGTCTTCCAAACTT ATCAGAAGCCTTCAAGGTCATAGTGGAAGGATAGCATCCACAGCATGGAATGGTCACATTTTAACATCAGGAAGCCGTGACAAATCCATTATCAATCATGATG TTAGAGCAGCAAACAGCTTGGCTTCCTGCATAAAAAGACATGCTGATGAAGTGTGTGGCTTGAAATGGTCAACTGAAGGCAATAGATTGGCAAGTGGAGGCAATGAAAATCTGTTATATATATGGGAAGCTTCAAAAATGAGTTCATCCAAATTTCTGCATCGACTCAGTGATCATTGTGCTGCAGTCAAGGCCCTTGCTTGGTGCCCTTACCAGAACAATGTTCTTGCCTCTGGGGGAGGCTTGAGTGATGGTTGTATTAAGATATGGAATACAGAAAAAGGAATTTGTATTAACAACATAGAAACCAAAGCACAG ATTTGTGGCCTGGAGTGGAACAGACATCACAAGGAGATATTGAGTGGCCATGGTTACAGCATAAGGGAGAATCAGAACAAACTGTGCCTATGGAGGTACCCTTCAATGACCAAAGTGGGGGAGTTAGGGAATCACAAATCCAGAATTATCAACCTATGCCAG AGCCCTGATGGAATAACTGTGATATCTGCTGGGGCAGATGAGACCCTTCGATTTTGGGACGTTTTTGGACCCCCTACTGCTGGTGCTGGCAACTCAATGGTTTCAGATCTTCAAggtcttttatcttttagaaCATCCCTATTAAGGTAA